One segment of Polypterus senegalus isolate Bchr_013 chromosome 8, ASM1683550v1, whole genome shotgun sequence DNA contains the following:
- the LOC120533552 gene encoding zinc finger protein 391-like has protein sequence MSHHCPRLVDGSDTKVNLRFSPSLPIETSHQDNPQQTPHGENMKKSTSGSKTLKRSFLQINSHPIFFFISNNPQRVNSANPEAVHVCQEQKRSLKCQIRDNGSQQNNTSQRIYGCSECGKGFTRRTHLKSHTIIHTGEKPYCCAECGKGLSSSGGLKSLKRTHTGEKPHRCSKCGKYFSRDSSLQEQKRIHICEKTPFLF, from the exons ATGTCCCATCACTGTCCGAGACTGGTGGACGGCTCTG ACACAAAGGTGAATCTCCGCTTTTCTCCCTCTTTACCCATTGAGACTTCACATCAGGACAACCCACAACAGACACCGCATGGTGAAAATATGAAGAAATCAACTTCTGGGTCAAAGACTTTAAAAAGATCCTTTTTGCAGATAAATtctcatcctattttttttttcattagtaaCAATCCACAACGGGTGAATAGTGCAAATCCAGAAGCTGTGCATGTCTGTCAAGAGCAAAAGAGAAGtttgaaatgccaaattagagaCAACGGCAGTCAGCAGAACAATACAAGTCAAAGAATCtatggctgttctgaatgtgggaaaggCTTTACAAGAAGAACACATCTTAAGAGCCACACAATCATTCATACTGGGGAAAAACCCTATTGCTGTGCTGAATGTGGGAAAGGATTATCCAGTAGTGGAGGACTTAAGAGCCTCAAGAGAACTCACACTGGGGAAAAGCCCCACCGTTGTTCCAAGTGTGGTAAATATTTCTCAAGAGACAGCAGTCTTCAGGAACAGAAAAGAATTCATATTTGTGAAAAAACCCcattcctgttctga